The Lachnospiraceae bacterium KM106-2 nucleotide sequence TCTTGAAGTTTCTTAACGCCTTCAGGAGCAGCGATTAAACATAAGAAGTGGATTTTCTTAATGTCACGATTCTTCAATAATTGAATGGCAGCGATTGCAGAACCACCTGTTGCAAGCATTGGATCAACTACATAGATTTCTCTTTCGGCAGCATCACTAGGAAGTTTGCAGAAGTATTCTACTGGTTCTAATGTTTCTTCATTTCTGTAAAGTCCAACGTGTCCAACTTTAGCATTTGGAATTAAGTTTAAAATACCATCAGCCATGTGAAGACCTGCTCTTAAGATTGGTACGATACATAATTTCTTTCCAGCAATTTCTTTTGCAATTGTTTTTGTTAATGGAGTTTCAATTTCGATATCTTCAAGAGGAAGATCTCTAGTTGCTTCATAACAGATTAACATTGCAACTTCGGAAACTAAGTCACGGAATTCTTTTGTAGACGTTGTTTTTACACGCATAATTCCGATTTTGTGCTGAATTAAAGGATGATCCATAACTGTAACTTTTGACATATTATACCTCCAAAATTTCCCGTATGATTTTGTTGAGTAGAATTATTATATAAAAATCCTCTAAATTTTATTATATCATTGTTCAAGTGAGATGAAAAGGATTATTCTTCAATTTTATGCTGAAACTGTAAAAAAGATAGATTTTAGGAACTTTATATGATAAAATAGAAAATAATGTAAAATAAGGAGACAATAAATTGATAAATTGGAATGAAGCAATAACCATATTTCCGGTTCTCTATTTAGATAGGGCAGGTAATATCGTTAAGGCCAACGATTTAGCTAAAAGAGTATTTTTTAGTGACGTTGAAGAAAAACGTTATGACAAATTACTAAAAAATAAGGAGTTGATCGAATTCATCAAGAAACATCGTCAGGGAGAAAAGGTACATTCTAAAGATCTACTTCATGGGGAAAAAGCAAAATCTTCTTATGAGTGGTATTATGCGGAAATGATGCCTGAAACTGAGGATGGAAGAGAAGGAGATATTCTGTTCATAAAAGATGTTACAGAATCTTATCATGCTCAGACATTTCTTGAGTCTACGATGCAAGTGACAAAAGATATCATTTTATTTTTTAATCGGCATAATTACCTTACATACTGTTCGGCTCTAACAGCAGCTTATTTAGGATATGAAAGTCACGAGAAGGCAGAAGGAATGCCCTTTATGAAGCTAGAGGAAAAAGGAATAAGGAAAGAGATCCTTCTTGAGATTATGAATGCAGTGGAAAATAATAAAGAATTCTCGAAACAGGTAAAGCTAGAGTTCTACCAGGGAAAGCCATCTTTGTATCAGCTTGAAGCATATCAGATCCTTATTTCGGATGAAAAGTATGGTTATCTATTATATGCAAGAGATATGGCAGAAACAGAGAGTGACGTTGACCATTTAAAGATGAGCCAGCATATGGTAAATGAGATGATGGAATCAATTTCTCATGAACTGAGGACACCATTGAATGCAGTATTAGGGTCGGCTGAGATCTTAAGCCTTGATCGTAATATTACAAAACATGGATTAATGCATTTACAGAATATTAAGCGTTCCAGTGCGGTTATTACTAATATTATCAATGGAATTTCCTGTTACCAACAGTTGGAGTCTGGAGAGGTGCCAGTAGAATATGATTTCTATGAAGAACTAGATCAGTTATTATTATCCGTTCAGAATAAAATGAATCATCGGGAGATTGATTTTGATATGGAAGTCGACCCGGAGATACCTAAGACGATCATAGGGGTAAAAGGATACATACAATTTATCTTACAACAGTTATTTTACTATATTACAGAGAATGAAGAAGTACATAAAGTTCATTTTTATATCAAACGGATCAACTTGGATATTGGTGCAAAGATAATCTATCAGATGGAATGTGATGCAACAGAGCATGGTGGATTAAAGTCGTGGTATGCATATCTATTGTGCAAACATCTAGTAGATAAAATGGGAGCAAGATTAAGATGCTGGCAGAATCAGAGTAATAATCTGTGCATTCAGCTCAGTTTGGATCTGAAGTCATCTAGTAATGGCCAGATCCTTGAGTATGCTAAGTTACAAGAACAGAAAATACAGGTATTATCTCAAGATAATCTTTTTGTAAAAAGGATTCATCGAATAGCGAAAAGACTAGGTGTTAAGTGTGTTACGAGTGATGATCAAGATTCGGAGAGCTATACACATGTGCTGATCGATGAACAGGAATTTCAACTGAGAGAATATAAGGAACATAAAATTCTTAAAGGACGGAAGATATTATTTGTCAAGGATCTCAAGCTTACCAATGGTTACGAGAGATACGTGGATGATATTTTATATGCACCCGTTTACGAATATAAACTGGCGAATATTTTGTTAAGGGAAAGAACGGTAAAGCAGAGACAGCAGATAAAATCAGATTTGATGTTTCGTACTCAGAATGTACGTCTTTTAGTCGTTGATGACAGTGAAGTGAACCGTATGATCACAACACATATGTTAAGTCAATTTCAGATACAGTGTGATGAGGCGGAAAGCGGATATGAAGCGATCAATCTGATACGAAAGAATCAATATGATATGGTTTTGTTAGATTATCTCATGCCTGATTTTGATGGAAAGCAGACACTCAGATATATCCGTGCGAATATTACCGGAGGCAGTGAATTAGTAGTAATTATGCTATCGGCTAATATGGTTTCTGAGACAAAAGGAATGTTACTTGGAATTCATGCTAATGATGTCCTTAGTAAGCCACTCGAATTAGAGTCTTTATCCGATATTTTGATCAAATGGTTACCAAAGGATAAGATATTTTTTGAAAATCAGGATGAGAAACAAGTGGTGAAGCAAGAAGATAACATCCTAAATTTGCTCAAAGAGATTGATGAACTTGATGTAAATCAAGGAGTACAAAATGTATTGAATCATGTGGAAGAGTACGTGATCATTTTGAAAATGAGTGCAAAGAATATTCAAGAACAATTAACTAAGATGCAGATCCTTTACGAACAGCAGCAATATGAAAAGATGCAACTTCATTATCATAGTCTGAAAGGAATCTTTATTAACATTGGTGCAAAGGATTTAGTAAGAATGAGCCAAGAGGGAGAGACCTATGCAAAAGAGGGAGAAACCGAATCGATTCTGTATTCCTATGAATCTTATGTATTTCGAATTAAACGATTTTACAGTAAGTTAATGATGAAGTTAGCAATGATCAAAGCTTGTAATGAGGATGAGACAGAAAATAAGAAATTGATCGATCAAGAGCGAATGAAAGAGTTAAAAACAAACCTGAAAGACTCTTTAAAACGATATGAGTATAAGGAAATATTGAAGAATCTAAATGAGATGATGCCAATGGTTAAAAAAGGGGAAAAAGATAGTTGGTATAAGCTAAAACAGTTCGTATATGATTTTGATTACGAAGAAGCAGCAAGATTGTTAGAACTCATAGACAGAGGAGAAGCCTAGTACGGGGGACATACTAGGCTTTATTTATGAAAAAAATATCTTATCAACTAATTATGAATTGCTTTTGTTTCTATGCTTTTATGATAATGGACATATATGAGTATAGTGTGGACAAATTGTGAACAGTATATGAATTTTTTTCTTTGTAATTGTTTCCGAATTAATTTCTCATAATATAATGTAGTATAGTAAGTATGAGGACTCGTTTGCAATCTAAGCAAAGGAGAAGGTGAAAGCTATGGCAAGTGTATTTAAAAAATTAATTAGCAAAGAACTCGGTGAGCCAAGTTATGATAAATATTTTTTCTCTTATCAAAAACGATTTGAAGAACAGAATGGAGAGTCGGGAAAGCTTGATAACAAAGAAGTATATGACGATATCTATAGTAAGTTAAAAGATAAAGACATCACAGATTTACACCACATGTTAGACCGATTGTCGGATGCAATGTATGCTGCGGTAAGAATTAGTAAAAATTATTCATTTGAATTTTTCTTTTACTTAGCTGCTATAGTTTTTCTTATAGTACAGGGAATCGCTCCGATTATCCTGCTTCCAAGTATTGCTGTGATGACCATCTGTTTTCTATATAAGACTTATGAGTATATCGTAAATCAGTATTGTTTCATTGATGCTCATATCGTATTGATCTATAAGACGGTGTTGGATCGACTGATATTAAAATATAATATTGACAAAGCGAAATCTATAGAGTAAAACAGAAAGGTATAAACGAAGGATGGTAGATAAAATGAACAAAATGACAACACAATTAATGGAGTTATTAGAAGCTTCGGTATCTCCTTTTCATGCTGTAGAAGCATCCAAGGAAAGATTAAGAGAAGCAGGTTTTAAAGAATTACACATCAGCGAATGTTTTAATCTTGAGAAGAAACAAGGTTACTTCGTAGATTTATATGGATCAAGCTTGATGGCATTTCGTGTCAATGAAGCATTCGAGATCGGAGATCCTTTCCGTGTTGCAGCTGCACATACGGATTTCCCAAACTTAAGAATTAAATTTAATCCAGATATGGTGGAAGGAAAATATCGCAAGTTAAATGTAGAGGTTTATGGGGGAATGATCTTAAATACTTGGTTAGATCGTCCGTTATCCATTGCAGGACGTGTCTCTTTACGATCAGATAATATTTTTCGCCCAGAAGTCCGTCTTGTTGATTTTAAGAAACCAGTACTTACAATACCAAACCTTGCAATCCATCTCGATCGTGAAATCAATAAAGGAAAAGAATTAAATCGCCAGATCGATATGGCACCGCTTGCTGGAATGATTAAGGGACAGTTAGAAGAAAAAGATTCCTTCTTAACTATTTTAGCAGAAGAAATGGGCGTTGCAAAAGAGGATATTTTAGACTTCGAATTAGGTGTTTATAATGTGGAGAAACCTTGCCTGACTGGTTTT carries:
- a CDS encoding aspartyl aminopeptidase, producing the protein MNKMTTQLMELLEASVSPFHAVEASKERLREAGFKELHISECFNLEKKQGYFVDLYGSSLMAFRVNEAFEIGDPFRVAAAHTDFPNLRIKFNPDMVEGKYRKLNVEVYGGMILNTWLDRPLSIAGRVSLRSDNIFRPEVRLVDFKKPVLTIPNLAIHLDREINKGKELNRQIDMAPLAGMIKGQLEEKDSFLTILAEEMGVAKEDILDFELGVYNVEKPCLTGFKEEFLSSPRLDNITSVNACLEGITAGERVKGIDVICLYDHEEIGSRSKKGAASNLLATLLEKIYRALGGTKEQYVNAMLESFGLSVDVAHGIHPNHPEKMDVTNKVYLNEGVAIKNASSQSYASDCEMNGVITALCKKYKVQYQNFYNRSDASSGGTLGAIANANLPMRIQDIGVPLLAMHSAREVMGIQDQEALNALLTGFFTE
- a CDS encoding sensory box histidine kinase/response regulator; amino-acid sequence: MINWNEAITIFPVLYLDRAGNIVKANDLAKRVFFSDVEEKRYDKLLKNKELIEFIKKHRQGEKVHSKDLLHGEKAKSSYEWYYAEMMPETEDGREGDILFIKDVTESYHAQTFLESTMQVTKDIILFFNRHNYLTYCSALTAAYLGYESHEKAEGMPFMKLEEKGIRKEILLEIMNAVENNKEFSKQVKLEFYQGKPSLYQLEAYQILISDEKYGYLLYARDMAETESDVDHLKMSQHMVNEMMESISHELRTPLNAVLGSAEILSLDRNITKHGLMHLQNIKRSSAVITNIINGISCYQQLESGEVPVEYDFYEELDQLLLSVQNKMNHREIDFDMEVDPEIPKTIIGVKGYIQFILQQLFYYITENEEVHKVHFYIKRINLDIGAKIIYQMECDATEHGGLKSWYAYLLCKHLVDKMGARLRCWQNQSNNLCIQLSLDLKSSSNGQILEYAKLQEQKIQVLSQDNLFVKRIHRIAKRLGVKCVTSDDQDSESYTHVLIDEQEFQLREYKEHKILKGRKILFVKDLKLTNGYERYVDDILYAPVYEYKLANILLRERTVKQRQQIKSDLMFRTQNVRLLVVDDSEVNRMITTHMLSQFQIQCDEAESGYEAINLIRKNQYDMVLLDYLMPDFDGKQTLRYIRANITGGSELVVIMLSANMVSETKGMLLGIHANDVLSKPLELESLSDILIKWLPKDKIFFENQDEKQVVKQEDNILNLLKEIDELDVNQGVQNVLNHVEEYVIILKMSAKNIQEQLTKMQILYEQQQYEKMQLHYHSLKGIFINIGAKDLVRMSQEGETYAKEGETESILYSYESYVFRIKRFYSKLMMKLAMIKACNEDETENKKLIDQERMKELKTNLKDSLKRYEYKEILKNLNEMMPMVKKGEKDSWYKLKQFVYDFDYEEAARLLELIDRGEA
- a CDS encoding uracil phosphoribosyltransferase, with amino-acid sequence MSKVTVMDHPLIQHKIGIMRVKTTSTKEFRDLVSEVAMLICYEATRDLPLEDIEIETPLTKTIAKEIAGKKLCIVPILRAGLHMADGILNLIPNAKVGHVGLYRNEETLEPVEYFCKLPSDAAEREIYVVDPMLATGGSAIAAIQLLKNRDIKKIHFLCLIAAPEGVKKLQEAHPDVDIYIGALDEKLNEKGYILPGLGDAGDRIYGTK